Part of the Apostichopus japonicus isolate 1M-3 chromosome 18, ASM3797524v1, whole genome shotgun sequence genome, TTATGGGCCCTGACATCTTGTGGTGGACTAGTCCATTGTTTGTGGGTAAATCAAactaatcaaaataaaattatataaataaatgaacaacataATCAATATAAAGTCAcaacataaattacataatttaGAAGCTAATAAGAGAAACAAACTTTGTAGTAAATACTTTTCATATCTTTCTTGTTCTGTAGTAAATGAAAAGAAGGAAGCATCACTTTGTCAATTTGGTCGGAtgtttaaataaatatgatcCACGTGGTATGTTCAAATCATTTGTGTGAGTTATATGTGCATAACTCTATGTATTTCATTTAACCAAAATTTGTCACCACAAGTTTCTTCAAAatgctttcatattttttgtgtgCACAAATCTTCTGTTTCTCTGCATCAGCTAAACAAACCCACAACGGATGCAGCAAGTGCTTCCTCGTCTCAGGGACAGGAAGGAGAAGAAATTGCtgttaaagaagaagaagaaatccCATCTGACATTTATGCTTACTACGAGAAAATCGataaggaagaagaagaaggagaagaaacagAGGTGGTGTCCTTTGAAGTTAAGCAAgagaaaattgaaatattacagAAAAGGTAGTTATTAACATTTTGGTTATTTCTCATAAGaaccataataataaaaagttaattaaattattttttttaaatttaaaaaaaaaatttttatgCACTTTCCTACCTTTGTTATACAGGACTTTTTTTCATGGATTTATCAGTCCTGTCTTTAAGTATTCAATAAAACATTTGTTTACacttcatatttacatatattttctcTACAACAGGAAGAGACTATAAGTTggagaaaaataaagaagagagGTTTTTCATGATTGAGTTAGCACAACACATATGTCATAGCTGTGTACTAAAAACACCCCAGTTGAAATATGTTGCTGTAGAGTATGATACAAGAAAGGCCCTCCTTAGTCAAATTAATGATTGGTTTCATCTTCCCCATCACTGTGGGACTAAGCAGATAAttatttcagaaaatatttgtatttgtaaattTCTTAAAGCAACTTTATTGCAGTAAGACAACAAGTTTACCAAGTCTCAAAACAATGAACCGAtcaaacttgttttgttttgtcagtAAACTTTATCCTCTTTATCCAGTATTTGACTTTTCATACATTTCtcctttaaaaatatatttcatgttttttaccCTGGGGTCACTGGTTCAAACCCCATTATTTgctattttcaagtttattttaaataatttcctaGTCAGTCTCCATTGTTCAgttattttcttctcttttgctTACAGATGTATTGAATTGGAATACCCTCTTCTAGCAGAATATGACTTCAGAAATGACACTCATAATCCTGATTTAAAGTAAGTAAAATCTATCAATATTCTCTGTAGGAAACTATTGCTAAATAGTTTTATCTGTCAAATATTTGCCTTTATATGAGACTGCAGTTGAAGCATCATGACCATGCAAGATGGGACAAACTTCATCTCTTTTAAGTGTGAACCAAGcgaaacaaatgttaaaaaaaaatcatccaaacaattttcatatttttcttttcttacctCTGAATCTACCTATTGACTGTCAGTAATGAATCGATCAGTCTTGTCACGTCTTTGCTGTGTTACtagtattttgttttcttctccgCAGCATCGACCTGAAACCTACAACAATGCTGAGACCTTACCAAGAGAAGAGCCTCAGGAAGATGTTTGGAAATGGACGTGCAAGATCTGGAGTCATAGTACTCCCTTGTGGTAAAACACTTTTATAGCAATAAGAAATACCTCACAGTGTAAAGCTAATACAGATTTTTGGCACGTTTttaggcactgtgtcaaaagtCTGACcactgagggggctgcagcagcactgcagccaggctgcgttAGGATTTTAATAAGCTAATGTGCTCCCTAGTTTCATAGAATAGGCTTTGTTGGTCTGCAGAGAGGGTTTCTGTTGTTTGAtttattgattcagccttgctgcaaaGAATCTTGCAGCTACTGCAGCTTTTCTTGCATAAAGTGAATCTGGTAGgatgtgttttttattttatttttattttggtagtGGAATGCAACCAGCTGCATCTGTACTTTGCATTTGTTTAAATAATAGTTAAAGTCATGCACACTGTCTGTCTTAGTTTGGCAGGTGTAGAGAAtggataataataacaattaactCTGAAAGGTTATGCTTGGCATTTATTAAATCTTGTTTTGCATCTATGTGATACTCAACTTTATTTCCGAGAACATCATTTGAACCTGACTTGTGAATTTAGAGACTCATGTCTGTGCTGTTTAACTTTTGCTACTCTTGTGGAAGCTGATAAAGAgattttttccttcattttacAGGTGCTGGAAAGACATTGGTGGGCGTCACAGCAGCTTGCACAGTTCGGAAGCGTTGCTTGGTGTTGTGCACCTCAGGCGTAGCTGTTGAACAGTGGCGGTCTCAGTTTAAACTCTGGTCCACCATAGATGAGTCTATGATATGTCGGTTTACATCAGATGCTAAAGACAAACCTAAAGGTAAACTTATCATGTTGTTTCTTCACATTGGACATGTTGGACACATTAAACATTGAGTGTACTCAATGACAGTAGTTTCCTTGTGTTCACATTGGACAGTGAGTGTACTCAATGAAAGTAGTTTCCTTGTGTTCACATTGGACATTGAGTGTACTCAGTGAATGGAGTTTCCTTGTGTTCACATTGGAGAGAGAATTTACTGGTCTCTTTTTTACCTTTTAGGTGCCTCTGTATGTATTAGTACTTACTCCATGGTAGCCCACTCAACTAAGAGATCATGGGAGGCAGATCAAGTGATGCAGTGGTTGCAGAACCAAGAGTGGGGTTTGATGCTCTTAGATGGTAAGTATCAAGTGAGGATGAATAAAGATACAGCAGAGTTTGGTTTTAGGATTGAAATAAAGATAATGGAATCACTCAAATTTTGAACTCCGTTTTTATAATCTTCATACTTTTTTAAAACCATTTCATGTTCTATTTGTATTGCCCAACACTAAGACCCAATATTTCCCCCATTTCACCTGCCATAACCAGAGGTGCATACCATCCCAGCAAAGCAGTTTCGAAGAGTTCTGACCGCTGTCCAAGCCCACTGCAAGCTGGGACTGACGGCTACCCTTGTCCGAGAAGATGACAAGATAGCTGACTTGAACTTCTTGATAGGGCCAAAGCTCTATGAAGCTAACTGGTTGGAGCTCTCTAACAATGGATTCATCGCCAGAGTGCAATGTGCTGAGGTCTGGTGTCCTATGACTCCAGAATTTTACCGGGAATATCTCAACCTAACATCTAGAAAGAGAAtggtaaatattattataacctCAATCAGTTTACACCCAGGTAACGGATGTCAGAATCACGGTATTAAATTAAGATATGAAATATAGGACCACTGTTTCAAAAACAATGCCATTATTACTTATTTTTTCTACACCCTAATTGCCACCATCTTTATTTCATTCCCGTCTGATTTTTCACCTCCGCCCATTAGCTGATAGCATATTGGTAAATTTACAGTTCTTCCAGTAATCTTATGGTGCAACTTTAGTAGGTAAATAAAGATGTTCCTttctcccctcccatccccctgTCACCCTCCCCCTCTCACTTTTCCTTCCCTCCTCCACACACCCATCCCTCCATTCTGTCAGTTATATTGCAATGTATTGTTATTACGATTTATTTCTTTTCAGCTTCTTTATGTGATGAATCCAAACAAGTTCCGTGCTTGTCAGTTTCTGGTCCGATTTCATGAGCAGAGAAACGACAAAGTCATCGTTTTTTCCGACAATGTGTTTGCGCTGAAGCACTATGCCACTGAGATGGGAAGGTGAGTAGCAATAGTGATACGGTCATGTGACATCTTATTGCTGATTAATGAGTTCAACATATTCATTAgaaataaatttgcataaatttattttcataaatttatccTTCACTTCTGAAGAACTGGTAGGATTCATGTCACTGgatgaatgtaaaacaaaacgTCCAAGTTGCAGCTGTTTCATGAAAATAATGTGAATTAtttaggctttttttttttacaaaatgtttattACATCCAAACAAATATATCACAGATGATATTTCTTTTACGATTGACAACTTTTGTTGCCTTGAAGTTGGCAGTGGGTGAAGGGAGGAGTTAGTGGGGAGACTGAAATCATGTAAGTTACAACGTTTGGTTTCAAATCAAGTTTGTAAACATGACCGAGTGCCATCTTCGTATTTGGCATTTGTGTTCTCATTGCTTTGATAGTAGAGTCACTGCCTTTTAAAAGTTTCTAGATTTTCAGAATAATTTCTCTCTATGTGACTTTAGCCTGTCTCCTTggtgaatttttgaaaatgtatttgCTATGTGTGGTTTTgctattttcttcatcttttattTATGTCAATCCAAATCATGCATTTCACCCTAGATGCTGTTGCACTTTTCATTTGAACAAATCTTATGAATGTTGCTTCCATTTCGACTATAAtgtatcataaagaaaataatttttgtttttttcagacCTTACATCTATGGACCTACTAGTCAGGGTGAGAGAATGCAAATTCTGCAAAACTTCCAACACAACCCAGCTATCAACACCATTTTCATCTCAAAGGTTAGGCCAACTGTACTTTTCAATACAACTCTCACTTTAGTCCTTGCATATAGGTTGAATTTCCATTTCCCACTCCCTGCCTCTATTACAGAGTTTTGAATGAAACTGTTTCTGAGTGCTTCACTTGGAAAGGTATTTTCTCTCTTCAGTGTTGCTTTGTTACCAAAATTTAGATGGCCTATTGTGGAGTGTTGGGCAACATACATGACAAAATATCTTGCTTAATTCCTTAATTGATATTTGAAAGACAAGTCTTTTGCAGCTAATCATAATATAAAACTGCTGCAAGCCCTCTATCACTACTGTAAGCAATGTTGACAAAGTATTCCTTTTAACACTTTACACAGGTCGGAGACAACTCATTTGATCTTCCAGAGGCCAATGTTCTGATTCAGATATCATCTCATGGAGGTTCCAGACGTCAAGAAGCCCAGAGATTGGGTAGAATCCTTCGAGCAAAGAAAGGTAGACTTTGCCCATAGGCCATCGTCTGGTTACTCATCCATACTAGCCTGGTTACCCATTCATATTAGCTTGTTGTCGCATTCATATTAGCCTGGTTACCTATCTATACTAGCCTGGTAACCCATCCATACTAGCCTGGTTACCCATTCATACTATCCTAGTTACCCATTCACATTAGCTTGGTGACCCATTCATATTAGCCTGGTTACCTATCTATACTAGCCTGGCTACTGATTCATATTAGCCTTGGTTACCCATCCCTACTAGCCTGGTTGAACATTCATATTAGCCTGGTTACCCATCCCTGATAGCCTGGTCATCCATCCATGCTGGCCTAGTTACCCATTCATACTATCCTAGTTACCCATTCATATTAGCTTTGGTGACCCATTCATATTAGCCTGGTTACCTATCTATACTAGCCTGGTAACCCATCCATACTAGCCTGGTTACCCATTCATACTATCCTAGTTACCCATTCATATAAGCTTGGTGACCCATTTATATTAGCCTGGTTACCTATCTATACTAGCCTGGTAACCCATCCATACTAGCCTGGTTACCCATCCATACTATCCTAGTTACCCATTCATACTATCCAAGTTACCCATTCATATTAGCCTGGTTACCTATCTATACTAGCCTGGCTACCGGTTCATATTAGCCTTGGTTACCCATCCCTACTAGCCTGGTTGAACATTCATATTAGCCTGGTTACCCATCCCTGATAGCCTGGTCATCCATCCATGCTGGCCTAGTTACCCATTCATACTATCCTAGTTACCCATTCATACTATCCTAGTTACCCATTCATATTAGCTTGGTGACCCATTCATATTAGCCTGGTTACCTATCTATACTAGCCTGGTCATCCATCCATGCTGGCCTAGTTACCCATTCATACTATCCTAGTTACCCATTCATATTAGCTTGGTGACCCATTCATATTAGCCTGGTTACCTATCTATACTAGCCTGGTAACCCATCCATACTAGCCTGGTTACCCATTCATACTATCCTAGTTACCCATTCATATAAGCTTGGTGACCCATTCATATTAGCCTGGTTACCTATCTATACTAGCCTGGCTACCGGTTCATATTAGCCTTGGTTACCCATCCCTACTAGCCTGGTTGAACATTCATATTAGCCTGGTTAACCATTCCTGATAGCCTGGTCACCCATCCATGCTGGCCTGGTCATTCATACTCACGTACTACCCTGGTAACCCATCCATACTAGCCTGGTTACACATTTATTGTTATAGTAACCAAACATGTCCATCTTGTAGAAAGGGCAAGCAAAAGTAACCCAGAATGCTGTTCATCCACACTTATGACAGAAAGCTGTTGAAAATGACATAAGACACCATATCATGACTTCATGTTCAATTAATTGTTgaatttctacttttttttatatttatatttgtattttatgtcTTTCTTTAACAGGCGCTGCAGCTGAAGAATACAATGCCTTCTTTTATACTCTGGTATCTCAAGACACACAAGAGATGTTTTATTCTCTCAAGAGACAGAGGTTCCTCGTAAATCAAGGTTACAGCTTTAAAGTCATCACAAAGTTAGCAGGCATGGAGGAGGTGGGtagtttccttttatttttacttttaaaaagCCAGATCAATCTTCTATATGAAATTGGAATTTGATAAGTTTACTAAAAACAGAGCAATCAAATTTTCTTGCTGCTTGACAGTCAGCAGTCAACATAGTTGTGgataaaaatcattttattaaaTGTAAAGGAATCTGACTACCTTTCATGAATAGGCTGATCTGAAGTACTCTACCAAACAAGAACAACATCAGTTGCTACAGAGGGTTCTGGCAGCTAGTGAAACTGATGCAGAAGAGGAGAGAGTTGCTGGTGAACAGACTTACAGGCCAGGGTCAAACCAGGTAAAAACAtctaataataatcattattttattaaaggaTAACTTAAAGAACAGACTTACAGGCCAGGGTCAAACCAGGTAAAAACATCttaataataattgttattttattaaaggatCATTTTGGCAGAATTCTAGTCTTTTAGagttgaagtaaaaaaaaagaaaactttgagTGCTAGAAATGTTTTCTTAGCTATTGTGGTTTTCAAGACAATCACCATTAAATATGCCTAATCTCTAGATTGATCCTTTAAGGTTAAATAacttaaattgatgatgatgttagCTCCTCAGTGCATGTCTTTATATTAGTGTTAATCcgttattttataaattttaataactCAATTAAAACACGTTCTCTTAATTACTCATTAACAACAGAGCACCATCGGTAGACATTTTGTGCCATTtgtctttgacaaatttgtgcCAAGTTggaaacatgtcatttgaggcaaTAAAAGTCTTGATTTcgcattgagttttgtgttgcctCTAGTGAGCTGACCTAATGGTTTCTGTATTTATGATCCAGTCACTTAAATAGGCTATTTCGGAGATggcatttgtgtgtgtgtggttccTGTCTGCGACCTGTTTGTACAGGTCAATCGATGACCATTCACTGCAGTGTTATACCAACGCACGATATTTAGTCAAGGAGGGTATCTAACGATAGATTAATCTCCTCCTTAGTTGAGCTAGGGATATACAATTGTAGCTACGGAAGTATGCTTGAAATCATTTGTCATTTGgctttattttgatttatctttttcactttcttttagGCTGTGCGTAAAGTTGGTAGTATGAGTTCTATGTCCGGGGCTGATGATCAGATTTACATGGAGTACAGCTCAGGAAGAAAATCACAAAACAAACCTGTCCATCCACTCTTCAAAAAGTTCAGAAGATGAAGAAACTGGTATGATGTAACAGTAAAAGAATGGAAATGTTACAACTTGTGGATGAGATACAAAGGAGAAGGGAAGATGCCTCATCTTGGAACCATCAATGGGGGTGGAAGAGAGAGAGCCTTTGGAAAGGAATAATGAACAGACTAGACTTGAGCAAGTTGGAAACAACATTACTATTGTGTATGGGATCGGTGACTTGTGAATATACAGTTTGCTTTCAAGCAGATGTAATGAAATACCTTGTGTTTGCCATTAGAAGACGGCACTATGCTCACACATCATATGATGATAACTACATAGAAACATCATAGGAGAGCAAATCTGATccatatttgttcaaactttgGAAAAGCCTCCTTAAATTTACCAGTGGGAGGGAAGAGAGAtgttattgtggacaataaTTGAGAACATAGTTGTTCTTCTTGTGATGTTCAACTGGAGTGGGGTTTTTGAAATCTCATTTTAGTCTTATCCTCTAGAACATCAAAGACATTTATTCTGTGAAAGTGAGAGATATATTTCAGACTTGGTGATATGTAGGGAGAATCAGTTggaagtgattttttttctgtttccttCACTCTTTTCCAGTTTTGACTGAAGAAAGGTTCTGATAGGATAAAGATATGCAAGCATGTCCTTTATATAGAGAATGGGATTAAGTTATATATGGAAAAGCCAGATATAATTCAatcaaaatgtgacacaaaaataaacatgaaaccACAAGAAGTATTTCTCcatttttgtgttcatttattCTTTCATGAATATTGTTTTATGGTGATGTTAAAGGAGGGACAACAGCAATCCATTGTCccttaaaacaaatgaaaatacatTATTTGGCATAAAATGAATTACTGTAGCTGTGTAAGGAATTGTCATCTGCAAGTTCATATTAGAAATTTACATTATTTGCATACCAGATGTTTTAAAATCTTGAAAATGTATGTTGACCACTCACCCTCTCCCACCATAAAAAGGTCACCACTATAGTCTTATTCTACAACTTTTTTTCATGCAGAGGTTGCTGGCCTATCCTATTATGCAATTGAGAAATGGGTTTTAGCCCTTCCTATCTCCATTAAAATTTGAGGTCTTATACCTTCCAATTGTAAGAAAATTTTACGATAACAATAGCTCAAGTATGTTGAGTAAATTTGTTGAAATGTAGTTTTTGGTCCGAAAGGCAAACCAGCTGATTTACAAGTGATATTTGTAGGTGTATGTAAAAATCACTATCAGGATTCATGATTAAAATTACTTCTATATGATCTTTGAAATTGTTATCAAGTGTTCATTTGAGATCACAGGATCTCTAGATATTTATTAGTTATGAAATGCTTAAAGTATTTTAATTTGGCAAGTTTATTTAATAACAATGCTAACACCACAGTCCTTCACATGAACAAATTTAGATCCCTGTGACAGTATATTCTGTTGCTTAAGCACAAAACAAGAGTAAgcttaatattttattttgcattgaAGTTAGTATCCTTATACTGTACTTAATGAACATCAGAGGAGGAATAACCCTGAGAATATATCCTACTTAC contains:
- the LOC139958568 gene encoding general transcription and DNA repair factor IIH helicase/translocase subunit XPB-like; the encoded protein is MGKKSKRDSESSSRKSKKAKYQAEEDVDVDVNSQSSSVTKDGSDIPASATRQVDEEETVEDEFGAKDYRAQMELKPDHSARPLWLAPDGHIFLESYSPVYKHAHDFLIAIAEPVCRPEHIHEYKLSAYSLYAAVSVGLQTGDIIEYLRRLSKTSIPEGIIEFIKLCTLSYGKVKLVLKHNRYFVESKFPDVLQIMLKDPVVQQCRLRSEVTDENDAELLVSNLKKETALKLNKPTTDAASASSSQGQEGEEIAVKEEEEIPSDIYAYYEKIDKEEEEGEETEVVSFEVKQEKIEILQKRCIELEYPLLAEYDFRNDTHNPDLNIDLKPTTMLRPYQEKSLRKMFGNGRARSGVIVLPCGAGKTLVGVTAACTVRKRCLVLCTSGVAVEQWRSQFKLWSTIDESMICRFTSDAKDKPKGASVCISTYSMVAHSTKRSWEADQVMQWLQNQEWGLMLLDEVHTIPAKQFRRVLTAVQAHCKLGLTATLVREDDKIADLNFLIGPKLYEANWLELSNNGFIARVQCAEVWCPMTPEFYREYLNLTSRKRMLLYVMNPNKFRACQFLVRFHEQRNDKVIVFSDNVFALKHYATEMGRPYIYGPTSQGERMQILQNFQHNPAINTIFISKVGDNSFDLPEANVLIQISSHGGSRRQEAQRLGRILRAKKGAAAEEYNAFFYTLVSQDTQEMFYSLKRQRFLVNQGYSFKVITKLAGMEEADLKYSTKQEQHQLLQRVLAASETDAEEERVAGEQTYRPGSNQAVRKVGSMSSMSGADDQIYMEYSSGRKSQNKPVHPLFKKFRR